From a region of the Takifugu flavidus isolate HTHZ2018 chromosome 20, ASM371156v2, whole genome shotgun sequence genome:
- the pigo gene encoding GPI ethanolamine phosphate transferase 3, whose protein sequence is MKALPVLCLLLWVCALYLAGIYLFLSGFLLVRLEVNRTSTCGDVLQPAAEEHGDFCRAQPRFRRAVLLIIDALKIDFARFDPNNTTPRPYENKLPVLEETVSVRPSHSRLYPFRADPPTTTMQRIKGFTTGSLPTFVDVGNNFASSAILEDNLIHQFGRVGKRVVFMGDDTWESLFPKSFHRSLPFPSFNVKDLHTVDNGILQHLYTTMVGGDWEVLVAHFLGVDHCGHRFGPDHPAMADKLTQMDGVIRSVMERLQNDTLLVVMGDHGMTDSGDHGGESQKETDAAIFLYSPSPLFPARPSRAEPDVVPQTDLVPTLALLLGVPIPYSSVGQVLLPLFPSHGPAEGVAGGLSQLDALWINAKQVNRFLETYSGMAADIPADILSDLKEEFSRLSADYLAAVGGARSSSPQLAAAMQAYLTRVRDTCRATWAQFSAGKMAAGLAVLGLACLLCLTVSEMSATLMRGEGPGLKRPAAAALMTAGCAAAAQLLGRGSVEAAWCLVAAALGFELAFLWGARQSRGIVMATKSVSKANKGGAWPRLHRLLAPPFSVLLLRCCSLLSDSYVIAEGRAVTFLLLSLVLYVPVRLNWEGLLLPPAPDPLKAAGLLPSAPLSPSAVRRESGALLGCVGLLIGCLFASLSFHGCREEQGACQPSPFLAPLSRLQDNQLRNLHYVLAVCSLGLWTYLLRRCLRHYGNLNSSGGAAFVARWLLPFLFTCLVLHWAVSATPEDSFRNLSELIGLAQLALPRTAYCVLGLALVLIWVDPLTVFVKTKSAASGSAPLPPPRYRASTGISPQAELHHLIPQLYQRMRRSLDDGEQSGSSEAGGRPTVEAYGLGTAYSAPLLLLCGVLGVGLLLLHPEGMAPSFLLLLLESGALLHIHASAVSLGGRQRTQAGGFSVPWTPVISWSLAASQFFHATGHLPTFTSIQWSSAFVGFPDGHVGTALPATLVILNTFASYILFGVGCPLLLLWPLVREVHGSRGGGRACGDEGEDAVMEMRLREKPQQFSSALLQLSARYLFVQGVQVFFSVCAAAVLRRHLMVWKVFAPKLMFEASGFLLSCASLLLGVTLVLRVDVAVSRWFKRLVPDGAR, encoded by the exons ATGAAGGCGCTCCCGGTGCTCTGCCTGCTCCTGTGGGTGTGCGCGCTTTACCTCGCGGGGATCTACCTGTTCTTGAGCGGGTTCCTgctggtgaggctggaggtgaaccGGACCAGCACCTGCGGGGACGTGTTGCAGCCCGCCGCAGAGGAGCACGGTGACTTCTGCCGCGCCCAGCCGCGTTTCCGAAGGGCCGTCCTGCTCATTATCGATGCCTTAAAGATCGATTTCGCCCGGTTTGACCCGAACAACACGACACCCCGGCCCTACGAGAACAAACTGCCCGTGCTGGAGGAGACGGTGTCGGTCAGGCCTTCCCACAGCCGCCTGTACCCTTTCCGCGCGGACCCCCCGACCACCACCATGCAGCGCATTAAAGGCTTCACCACCGGCTCTCTACCCACCTTCGTCGACGTGGGGAATAACTTTGCATCCAGCGCCATCCTGGAGGACAACCTCATCCACCAGTTCGGACGAGTGG GCAAACGCGTGGTGTTCATGGGCGACGACACCTGGGAGAGCCTCTTCCCCAAGAGCTTCCACCGCTCGCTGCCGTTCCCGTCCTTCAACGTGAAGGACCTCCACACCGTCGACAACGGCATCCTGCAGCACCTCTACACCACCA TGGTGGGGGGCGACTGGGAGGTCCTGGTCGCTCATTTCCTGGGAGTGGATCACTGCGGCCACAGGTTCGGTCCCGACCATCCAGCCATGGCCGACAAACTGACCCAGATGGACGGGGTCATCAG GTCCGTGATGGAGCGCCTGCAGAACGACAccctgctggtggtgatgggggaTCACGGGATGACGGACAGCGGCGACCACGGTGGAGAGAGCCAGAAGGAGACCGACGCCGCCATCTTCCTCTACAGCCCCTCCCCTCTTTTTCCCGCACGCCCATCGCGG gCCGAACCAGACGTGGTTCCCCAGACGGACCTGGTTCCCACCCTGGCGCTGCTGCTCGGCGTGCCCATCCCCTACAGCAGCGTGGGCCAGGTTCTGCtgcccctcttcccctctcacGGGCCCGCGGAGGGCGTGGCAGGCGGCCTCAGCCAGCTGGACGCTCTCTGGATCAACGCCAAGCAG GTGAACCGTTTCCTGGAGACGTACTCCGGCATGGCCGCAGACATCCCGGCCGACATCCTGTCCGATCTGAAGGAAGAGTTCTCCCGCCTTTCCGCCGACTACCTCGCCGCAGTGGGTGGGGCCCGCTCGTCCTCGCCGCAGCTCGCCGCCGCCATGCAGGCCTACCTCACGCGAGTCAGGGACACCTGCCGAGCCACCTGGGCGCAATTCAGCGCAGGCAAGATGGCGGCGGGGCTGGCCGTCCTGGGGTTGGCGTGCCTGCTGTGCTTGACTGTGTCAGAAATGTCCGCCACGCTGATGCGGGGGGAGGGGCCTGGCCTGAAgaggccggcggcggcggctctgaTGACGGCGGGCTGTGCAGCCGCTGCTCAGCTGCTCGGCCGTGGTTCCGTGGAGGCGGCGTGGTGCTTGGTGGCCGCTGCGCTCGGCTTCGAGCTGGCGTTCCTCTGGGGAGCTCGCCAATCCAGAGGTATCGTCATGGCAACAAAGAGCGTATCTAAGGCGAACAAAGGCGGCGCCTGGCCGCGCCTCCACCGACTCCTGGCGCCTCCTTTTTCGGTGCTGCTCCTCcgctgctgctcgctgctgtCGGACAGCTACGTGATCGCCGAGGGCCGCGCCGTcaccttcctgctcctctcgctGGTGCTGTACGTTCCTGTCCGTCTCAACTGGGAGGGGCTTCTGCTGCCCCCCGCCCCCGACCCCCTCAAGGCTGCCGGGCTCCTCCCGTCTGCCCCGCTGTCGCCCTCGGCGGTGCGGAGGGAGAGCGGCGCCCTCCTGGGCTGTGTGGGactcctgattggctgcctgTTCGCCTCGCTGTCCTTCCACGGCTGTCGGGAGGAGCAGGGCGCCTGCCAGCCGTCGCCTTTCCTGGCGCCACTGTCCCGCCTGCAGGACAATCAGCTGAGGAACCTCCACTACGTCCTCGCTGTCTGCTCTCTCGGCTTGTGGACATACCTGCTGAGACGCTGTCTCCGTCACTACGGTAACCTGAACTCCTCGGGGGGGGCGGCGTTTGTGGCGCGctggctcctccccttcctgtttACATGCCTGGTCCTCCACTGGGCCGTGAGTGCCACGCCAGAGGACAGCTTCAGGAACCTGTCCGAGCTGATCGGCCTGGCCCAGCTGGCCCTCCCCAGGACAGCGTACTGCGTCCTGGGCCTGGCTCTGGTCCTGATCTGGGTGGATCCGCTCACCGTGTTTGTCAAGACCAAGTCTGCGGCTTCAGGGtcggcgccgctgccgccgccgcgctACCGGGCCAGCACGGGCATCAGCCCCCAGGCCGAACTGCATCACCTGATCCCACAGCTCTACCAGCGCATGCGTCGCTCCCTGGACGACGGCGAGCAGAGCGGGAGCAGCGAGGCGGGCGGCAGACCCACCGTGGAAGCGTACGGGCTGGGGACGGCGTACTCcgcccccctgctgctgctctgcggcGTCCTGGGCGTCGGCTTGTTGCTCCTCCACCCGGAGGGCATGGCGCcgtccttcctcctgctgctcctggaatCCGGCGCTCTGCTCCACATTCACGCCTCGGCCGTGTCGCTCGGCGGTCGGCAGCGCACGCAGGCGG GTGGCTTCAGCGTTCCCTGGACGCCCGTCATTTCGTGGTCGCTGGCTGCCTCCCAGTTCTTCCACGCCACAGGTCACCTGcccaccttcacctccatccAGTGGAGTTCTGCCTTCGTGGGCTTCCCAGACGGTCACGTGGGCACCGCCCTGCCCGCCACGCTCGTCATCCTCAACACGTTTGCCTCATACATCCTGTTTGGAG TCGGGTgtccgctgctgctcctctggcctCTGGTGCGGGAAGTCCACGGCAGCAGGGGAGGAGGACGAGCGTGTGGCGATGAAGGCGAGGATGCTGTGATGGAGATGAGGCTGAGGGAAAAGCCGCAGCAGTTTAGCTCcgccctcctgcagctctccgcGCGTTACCTGTTCGTTCAGGGAGTTCAG gtcttTTTTTCAGTGTGTGCAGCAGCCGTCCTCAGGAGACACCTCATGGTCTGGAAGGTTTTCGCGCCAAA GTTGATGTTCGAGGCGTCCGGCTTCCTGCTGAGCTGCGCGTCGCTGCTGCTCGGCGTCACGCTGGTGCTCAGGGTGGACGTGGCCGTGAGTCGCTGGTTCAAGCGGCTCGTTCCCGACGGCGCCAGGTAG